From the genome of Pseudarthrobacter sp. NIBRBAC000502772:
AAAGCATCAGTAGTAGGTACTCGACTTTTCAACTCATTGGCACTGCGTGGCAGATGAGCTATCCGTCTCTTCCAATGCATATCGATATGGGTATACAATCGCCGTATGGCACGGGCAGCAACAACGGCAGATACGTTCAACGCGGTGGCTGAGCCCCGCCGTCGGGAAATCCTGGACGCCCTCACTCAAGGCGAGCGCCCGGTCAACGAGCTGGTGACCCTTTTGGGCCTGGCGCAGCCGCACGTGTCACGGCACTTGCGGGTGCTGCGCGAGGTGGGCGCCGTCGTCGTGCGTGACGAAGGCCGGCAGCGGCTCTACCGGCTCAATCCGCAAGCCCTCAAGCCCATCCACGACTGGGTGGCCAGCTACCAGCACCTCTGGGAGGAGCGCTTCGATCTTCTCGAGGACGTGCTGGAGGATCTCAAAGAAGAGCACTGAAAGGAGCAGGACAATGGCACAGGCAAGCAGCAGCACCATGGATGTGACGTTCCCCAGCGACACGGAAATCCTGATCACGCGGACCCTCAACGCGCCCCCGCACCTCGTTTACCGGGCATGGACCACGCCGGAACTCGTCAAGAAATGGTGGCCGGGCCGGCGCGGTGAGATGACCGTGGCGGTGATGGACTTCCGCGTTGGCGGCGCGTGGCGTTACGTCATGGTGGCGCACGGCGAATTCGAGGTGGCCTTCCACGGCATATACCGCGAGATTGTGCCCAACGAGCGGATCGTCCACACGGAGGTCATGGAGATGCCGGGCACCGCGCCGGACAGCGAGGAAGGCGCCGTGCTCAATACGGTCACCTTTGACGGGGCCGACGGCGGCGCCACCACCGTGCGGATCCGCACCGATGCGGGGAGCAAGGAAGTCCGGGACCTGATTGCGCAGTCCGGCATGGAAGGCGGCGTGCGCGAGCAGTTCGAGATCATCGAGGAGCTGGCGGCATCCCTCACCTGAGCTGCGTACCCACCCGGCCCAACTCGCATTAAACGTCGTCATTCGGGATTTTCACGACGCTAAGTGCCAGCTACTTTGGGGGCGGTTGTTACACTCCAACGTGTGATTTCCCTCCAGCAGGCGCCCTGTCTCGAAATGCACGCGTGAGCGCCCCGGCACAGGTGGTCAACGCCCGGGCGTCCACCGTCCCCCTGTACGCGGCCGGCTTCGTCACCGCGTTCGGCGCCCACAGCATCGCCGCCGGCATGGGCGCGCAGAGCGAGAACATCGGCCTGACGCTGCTCAACCTGGGCATCCTGCTGGCCCTCTATGACGTTTCCGAAGTCTTCCTCAAGCCGGTCTTCGGCGCCCTGAGCGACCGGATCGGAACCAAGCCCGTCATCGTCGGCGGCCTCCTGGCCTTCGCGGTGCTGTCGCTGATCGGCCTCTGGGCGGCGGATCCGCTGATGCTTGGACTCGCGCGGCTGGGGCAGGGCGCGGCGGCTTCGGCGTTCTCGCCGGCGTCGTCCGCGATGGTTGCGCGTTTGGCGGGCGGCAAGAAGGCCGGGACCTACTTCGGCCGGTACGGTTCGTGGAAGAGCCTGGGGTACGTCATCGGTCCGCTGCTGGGGGCGGGCCTGATCCTGGCGGGCGGGTTTGCCCTGCTGTTCGGGGCCCTCTCGGTGCTGGCGGCGGCCACCGCCGTGTGGGTGCTGGTGTCCGTTCCGCACCTGGCCCCGCTCCCCCGGCAGCGTTACACCGTGCTCGATCTCGCCCGCCAGGTCACCGAGCGGCGCTTCCTGGTTCCCACGCTGGTGCTGGCGGCCTCCACCGGGGCGCTCGGCGCGGCGATCGGATTCATTCCCGCCCTGGCCACCCGGCACGGCCTTGGCCCGGTTGCCGGCACAGCCGCGGTCAGCGTCCTGGCAATCACGTCGGTGCTGACCCAGCCCTGGATCGGCAGGCTGCGGGACGCGCACCGCATCAGCGATAACAAGGGTACGACGGCGGGACTCCTCCTCACCGCCGCGGGCGTCGCACTCATCGCCGTCACCCCGGGTCCGGTCACGCTGTTCATTGCGGCGGCGGCCATTGGCGCGGGCGTCGGCCTGGCCACGCCGCTGGGCTTCGCGCATCTCGCCGACACCACGCCGCCGGAGCGGATGGGCCGGACCATGGGTTCGGCGGAACTCGGCCGGGAACTCGGCGACGCCGGCGGGCCGCTGCTGGTGGGCGGCATCGCCACCCTCACAGCCCTGCCGTTTGGCCTCGGAGCCCTGGCGCTGCTGGTCGCTGCGGCCAGCCTGCCGCGCCTGCCGGAAGCGCACCTCACACGCGTTAGGTAGACTGCAGGAAATACCGTACGCGGGAGGAAACCCAGTATGAACCGCAAAGCCACAGCGCTCGACGTCGCCAAGCTCGCCGGAGTTTCCCGCAGCGCGGTGTCGCTGGTCCTGAACGGCCGCGGCGACGGGAATGTGGCCAAGGAGAGCCAGGTCCGGATCCGTGAAGCGGCGGCCACGCTGAACTACACGCCCAACGCCATTGCCGTGAGCCTGCGGAACCGCCGGTCGCGGATCATCGGGATCGTCTCGGACCAGGTGGTCACCAGCCCGTTCGACGGCAACATCATCGCCGGCGCGGACGCCGTGGCCAGGTCCCAGGGTTTTGTCACCGTGGTGATGGATACGGAACTGGACGAGACCCGTGACGAGAGTGCCGTGGCCACCCTGCTGGACCGCCAGGTGGACGGGCTGATGTATGTCACCGTGGGCCTGCGCCCCCTGCACGTCCCGCTCAACATGCTGCGCGTGCCGTCGGTGCTGGCCAACTGCTTCGATGACCGTCCCGAGGCAGGCGTTCCGGCCGTCATTCCGGATGAGGTCCGCGGCGGCCGGGAGGCGGCAACGCACCTGCTGGAGCTTGGCCACCGGGACATCGCGTTCCTCGCCGGTGACGGCGTCACACCCGCCGCGCCGCGCCGGATCCAGGGCCATCGGGATGCCTTTGAGGCCGCCGGGTTGCCGGTGCGGCCGGGCCGGATCCTCGAAGCTGGCTGGGACATCGATGCCGGGTTCCATGGCGCCATGAAGCTCCTGGACGGCGTGGCTGCGCCGGACCGGCCCACCGCGATCGTGTGCGCGAACGACCGCCTGGCCATCGGCGTGGTGCTCGCGGCCAACCGGCTGGGCCTGGCTGTGCCTCAGGATGTCTCCGTCATGGGGTACGACGACGAATTCCGCATCGCCTCCACCATGGTCCCCGCGCTCACCACCATGGCCCTCCCTCTGCGGGAGATGGGCGCCGCCGCCATGACCGGGCTCCTCCGGGAACTGTCGAAGGAGCCGGAGGATAACGAGGATTACGACGACGGCGGCGCCCCCGCCGAGCACGGCCGTCCCGGCCAGACGCTGGTCCCGTGCCGGCTCGTGGTGCGCGAGTCAACCGGCCCGGTCCCCGCCGGCCAGAACCCTCCAAGGCGTACGCGCTAGCCCTCCCGGTCGATCTGCAGGTAGCTGAGTCCGCTGACGTCGAGCCAAAATTTGGTGGGAGTCTCGACAAGACGCAGGAGCACACCCCCACAGGAACTGCAGCGTACAACGATTCCCGGGGCGTCGGAATACACTGCGGCTTCCCCGAAGACCCTGACGGCGCCACAGTTCTTGCATCGACCGATCGCTGCGATGATGTCAATGCGGAACAGTTCCCACAGCGGTCCTGCCGCCGCGTTCCCGTCAAGATGAGGTATGGGATTGTCCGTGGTTCCGGCGATGTCCCGGTCCTCGAAACGCGGATCCTCAGCGCCAGGCGAAGCGGAGCCGTTGTTGGCAGTCACCGGATTCCTCCCGTTCCGCCGAAGCGTTCGGTTTTGATCGAGGCGGCCGGATAGCCCGCCTGCACCAGCCACTCTGTGATTGTTTCGACAAACATCGTCTGACCACAGATGAAGATGTCCGGAGAATCGTGCACCGGCAGGATGTTTGCCAGCAGCGTTTCGGCGGAGAGTCGCTTCGGGGCGCTGGGCCAGCCCTCCGGCACTTTGCGTGTGTAGACATAGTCGACCACGAGCCTGCGGGATTCCCGGCTCAAGGTGAGCAGCTCCTCCCGATAGAACCCCGACTCCGGCGACTTAAGCGAATACAGCAGCCGGAACTGAGAAGGATTCTCGGACGCCTCGTGGGCGCGGATCATTGCCATCAGCGGGACGATGCCGGATCCTCCGGCGATCAGCTGAACCGGGTTCGGGTTAGTCGGACGCCAGACGAACCAGCCGCCGACGGGACCCCGGATCTCCAACCGGTCTCCGACCATCAGGTCTCTGACCAGATAGGGGGAGACCTCTCCGTTGGCCAGTTCATCGACCGTGATCTCCAATATTTCGTCCATGCCGGCTGTGGCCACGGAGTAGGACCGTACTGCCGTGTAGCCGTCGTCGGCCGTGAGTCGAATATCGATGTGCTGGCCGGCAAGGTTGCCGTTCAGGCCGTCCACGCGCAGCCCGATGGTCCTGGACGAATCCGTTTCGGGATCGGCGCTGACGACGTCGGCGACCCGCCACAGGCTACTCATTGGGCGTGCCTCATGAGTAACGCTCCTCGCGCCAGGGGTCGCCGTAGATGTGGTAGCCGTTGGATTCCCAGAAACCCGGAACATCGTGCGGCGTCAGCTCGATGCCATTGACCCATTTCGCGCTCTTCCAGAAGTACAGATGGGGTACCAGCAGGCGGGCCGGTCCGCCGTGGGCGCGTTCCAGCGGCTCACCGTCGAATTCCCAGGCCACCCACGCCTGGCCGTCCAGCAGGTCCTGCAGCGGCACGTTGGTCGTATAGCCGCCGTAGGAGTGGGCGGTGGTGAACTCGGACGTTGTTTCCACGTCCTCGAACAGGGCGTCCAGGGACACCCCGCGCCACGAGGTGCCCAGCTTGGACCAGCTGGTCACACAGTGAATGTCGGTCCGGATATCCACCTGAGGCAGAGCCATGAACTCGTCCCAGGACCAGGCGCGACGCTGCCCCGTCTCGGTTGTAATGAAGAATTCCCAGTCCGCCCGAGCGATGTACGGTGCAGGACCCGCCGTCAGTACGGGAAAGCTTTCCGTCTCGTATTGACCCTGTGGTAACGCTGGATTTCCGGTGCGCCGTTTTCCATGAAAACCAGACGAGATGATTCCCAACTTGTACCTCCGATGCGGAGCCCCGCCGGTCGAATGTAATCCGTGCCCCAACGATAGGCCAACAGCTGCACAGAGACCAGACCTACCGGGGCTGCGCCAGCTGCCAGACGTCCGCGGCCGCGCCCTCGGGAAGCCGCAGCACCCACCGCTCGCCGGGCGCCGGATAGGCGCGCAGCGTGGTGGCCACCGAACCGCTCCGGTACACCTCCACCAGCGACGCGTCCACAAACACCCGCAGCTCCTCCCCCGCCGCCAGAGTCCCGCTGAACACCACTTGCTCAGCCTCGGTTGAGCCATCGGCCACCAGGGAAAGCTCGACGACGGCGTCCGCGGCCAGCGCCGCCGGCCCACCGGAGCGGGCGGTCACCACAGCCTCGGCATACGCCGGCAGCTCAACGCTCCCGGCAGCCTGTGCAGCCAGCTGCGCGCCACGGTAGGCATCCACCTCCGGCGCCGGTGCCACGGCCAGGGCACCGTCCACCACGGACAGCAGGCGCGGGTGGGTGAGCACTCCGGCCCAGCCTGCGGCGTCGATCTGTTCCTGGCTGCGGCCCCGGCGGCCGTCCCGGCCCGGACCTTCATTGGCCCAGCCCCACAGCAGGGCCTTGGGCTCCGCGAGGGCAGCAAGAGCAGAAGAAGAAACAGGAGCAGCAGGAGCACCGGCGCCGGCACCACCGGCACCCGCACCGTCCTGCAGCTGCACGATCTGCGGCGCGTAGAAGTCGCGGCCCAGGTCGGACTTTCCGCCGGTCTCCGGGGAGAACACCGGCAGCCCGGTGGCGGGGTCCTCGGCCAGGGAGCCGATAAGGTGGCCTACCCCGTTGGCATGCTCGTGGCCATCGCCGGAAAGCCACAGCGAAAACATCATGACCCACGCGTCGCCGGACGAAGCGTCGCCGCCGGACCCGGGCCCGGATTCAGCGGAGGAAACGGACGGCACCCGCACCAGCTGCGGGCACTCCCAGATCTCGGCCGGCGTCCGGGCAGCAGCGACCGGGTTCTCGGACGTGAGCCAGATGCCCTGGTACTTCCAGTCAGCCAGGTCCTCCACCGTGTAGAGCAGGAGCGCCGCGTGGCCGGAGGCCAGACCCGCGCCCTGCATGGCGTAGCGCTTGCCGTTGAAGCGGAAGATAAAGGGGTCGCGGACCGCGGTGACCATGGGGTCGGCCGGCATGGATGCCGCGACGTGGCCATCCTGGGTCCAGGAAACGAGGTCCGCCGAACCGCGGGAGATGACCACCTGGGAGTGGCCGCCGTCGCCGCGGACGCCGGAGTACGCGGCGGTGGGGACGCCGCCGTCGTCCGTCACCACACCGGTCCAGCAGCCGTACTCGTCCGGCCCGCCGTCCTGCGGACGCAGCGCCACAGGGTGTTCCTCCCAGCGGACGAGGTCCGCGGAGCTGAGGTGGCCCCACGCGATCTTGTGGTGCCGGGCAGACGCGGGGTTGTACTGGAAGAAGACGTGGTACCGGCCGTTGAGGTGGCTGACGCCGTTGGGGTCGTTGATCCAGCCCTGGGCAGGACGGGGGTGGAAGTGCGGGAACGCGGGGTCGGGGTGCGCGGCGGCCAGGCTCGCGAAGTCGGCGGCGGCGAGGTCCGGGGATGACATGGAAATAAGCCTTTCAGAGGTGTGGGCTATTTGCCGCTGCCGGCGGTGAGGCCGTCCTGCAGCACGCGCTGGCCGAAGATGAAGACCACCAGGGCAGGGATCATGGACAGGACCACGCCGGCCAGCACCACGGAGATGCTGCCGGTGCCCAGGTTGCCCTGCAGGGAGACGAGGCCCAGCGGCAGGGTGAAGTTCTGTTCCGAGATGGTCATGATGAGCGGCCGGAAAAACTCGTTCCAGTGGAAATTGAAGGCGAGGATGCCCACGATCGCCATCCCCGGAATGGCCAGCGGGGCGTAGACCGAGCGGAAGGTCCGCCAGGGTGAGGCGCCGTCGATCGACGCCGCTTCCGCGAGGTCGGTGGGCAGCCCCATGAAGTACTGCCGCATCAGGAAGGTGCCGAACGCCGTCGGGATGGCCGGCAGGATCAGCGCCAGCAGCGTGTCCGAAAGCCCCATACCGCGGATCAGCATAAACACGGGCACGATGGTCACCTGCAACGGCACCATCATGGTGGCCAGCACGATGGAGAACAGGGCGCCGCGGCCGCGGAACTTCAGGTTGGCGAAGGCGTAGCCGGCCATCGCGGCGGTGACCATCTGTCCGACGGCGATGAGCCCGGTGACCAGGGCGCTGTTCAGCACCAGGAGGACGATGTCCACCTGCCGGAAGACCTGCGCGTAGGACGTGAAGTCCGGGTTCCAGGGGAAGAACGACGGCGGCAGCTTGAACGATTCCGACGGCGACCGCAGCGAGGTGGACAGGGTCCACATCACCGGGCCCAGGGTCAGGACGGCCGCGATCATCAGCAGGACAATGCGGAGGACCAGGTTCCAGTTCGGCTTCCGCCGGGACCGGGCAGGCACGGCAGGGGTGCGGGTGGAGACACGCTCTGTAGTGGTAGTCATGGCTGGCCTTACTGGTAGAAGACGAATCGTTTGCTGAGCCGGAACTGCGCGGCGGTGATGGCCATGATGATCAGGGTCAGGATCACGCCGATGGCCGATGCCTCGCCGAATTCCAGGCGCTGGAACGCGGATTCGAAGATCACCATCACGGCGGTGCGGGTGGAGTCCCCGGGCCCGCCGCGGGTCAGGACGTACGTCTGGTCGAACACCTGGAGGGCGCTGATGATGGCCATCACGGACGCCAGCAGGGTGGTAGGGCTGAGCAGCGGCAGGGTGACGTAGACGTGTTTGCGCCAGCCGGTGGCGCCGTCCAGCGCGGCGGCCTCGTAGGTTTCCACGGGGATCGACGCCAGCCCGCCGATGAACAGCAGGAAGGAGAACCCGAAGTTCTGCCACACATAAACCAGGATGACGACGGCGGCGGACCCGCCGGGGGTGGTCAGCCACGGCACCGCGGGGATGCCAGCGAGGGAGAGGAACCAGTTGACCACGCCGAACTGCTCGTTGAAGAGGTACCGCATAAAGATGGACACCGAGGCGGCGGAGAGGATCAGCGGGAAGAAGAACGCTGAGCGGAAGAAGGTCCGCAGCCAGGCCGGCATCTTCTCCTGCACCATCACGGCGAGCGCCAGGGCCAGGCCGAGCTGGAGGGCCACCGCCACAATCACAAACGCAATGGTGTTCAGGAAGGACACCCGGACCGTGGGGTCCTGGACCACTTCGGCGAAGTTGTCGAAGCCCACGAATGTCGGGGCGGAGATGATGTCCCAGCGGAAGAACGCCAGGACCACACTCGCCGCGATGGGCACCAGGGTGAACAGGCCCATGCCCAGGATGGTGGGGGCCAGGAAGATCCAGGCAAGCCAGCGCTGGCTGTGCCGGCCGTACGCGGTCTGGGAAGTGGCGGGTGTTCCGGGCTTGGCGGCCTTGGCGGGCTGCTTCGGCCGCTCCCGGCGAGGGATGGTGGTGCTCATGACTGCCTCCTCAGGGCCAGTTCAAGATCGCGCTGCATGGACTCGAGGGCCTGCTTGAGCTGGCGCTCGTCGCCGCTGACGGCCAGCGAGACGTTTTTCATCAGGGCCGTTTCGACGGCGGCCTGCTGGGGCGGTGCCGGGATGGGGCCGGTGGTGGGGTACTTGTCCAGCGTGTCGTAGAAGACCTTCCAGTGCGCCGGGCCCTTCCCCGAATACAGCGCCTCGTTGACCATGGAGCGGCGGGCGGGGGTGGTGACCGGGTTGGGGAAGATCAGCTCCATAGCTTCGCGGCTGGCACTGAACTTGATCCATTCCCAGGCGGCGTCCTTGTCCTTGGCGGTTTTCATAATGGCGTAGCCGGCCGTGCCGAACTGGTGCCGCTGGCTCCGCCACTTGGGGAAGAACGCGACGTCGTAGTCGTTCTCCTTCATGCCGGCCTCGTGCAGGCCCTGGACCCAGTAGCCGCCGGCCGGGGTGGTGCCGATCCGGTTGGAGGCGAAGAGCCCCACCAGGGAGCTGCCGCCGCCTTCTTCGGGCCGGACGCCGAGGCCGTCCTTGACCAGGCCGCGGAGGTAGTCGAAGGTCTCGAAGACGCGGGGGTCGTCGGCGTTGGGTTCCAGCCACTGGTAGCCGCCGGAGCGCAGGTTGCGGGAGGGGTCGTTGGCGTAGAAGGAGTCCCAGAGCCAGTCCCCGCCGGTGGAGCGGGTCTCCTTCAGGAAGCTGGTGTCGTTGGCGTAGAGCCAGGGCACCACGCCGCCGAAGAGCCGGTTGGTCCAGTAGTAGGGCGTGAAGTCGGTGGGCCGGGCCTTGCGCATGGCGGCGAGGCTGTTGCGGAAGTCCACGTGGGTCCAGTCGTCCGCCGGGCGTTCAAGCCCTGCCTGCGCGAAGGCGGTGGTGTTGTAGTACATGTTGGCGGCGTTCCAGTCCATGGGGAGCTGGAAGAGGCTGCCCTTGTACATAAAGGCCTCCACCAGGCTGGGGTGGACGTCGGCGAAGAACTCGGCCATGTCCGCGGCGTCGCGGCGCAGGTATTCGTCCAGCGGGTGGGCCAGCTTGTCCGCGAACAGCTGCGCGCCCTCGGTGGCGACGTAGACGACGTCGGGCGGGGTGCCGGCGGCCACCATGGTGAGGATCTTGGTGAAGAAGTCTTTCCAGTCCACGGCCTGGATGGCCTGGACCTTGACCCGGATGTCCGGGTGGAGTCGGGTGAACGCGTCGATGGCGCGCTGGCGCGCTGCGGCATCGGCGGCTGTACCCATGATGGCAATGCTGAGGCTGTTGTCGCCCCGCCCGGGAATATCGGATCCGGAGAGCCGGGGCCACGATGCCACCGTTGCTCCCACAATTCCTGCTCCCAGGGCACCCAGGGCGGTCCGGCGTGTGATTTCACGCAGACGGCCAGTCGTGGCACCGGTCATATCAACTTCCTTCCTAACACGTGTGAGGTAGCTTATGGCGCCGACCTAACACGTGTCAACTGTCACATCCAAGCTGGCAAGGGCCGCCCAATTAGGTAGCAGCAGGTGTCGTTATGGGCCTCCATAACGACACCTGCTGCTACCCAGTTGGGTGAGAGGACCTCCCAGCTTTCTGTGACACCCTTAACCGATGACCATTCCACGCCAGGCACCACCGCGGACCCCGGCACGCCCCTCCCCGGGCTCCGGCTTTATGTTCGCGTTCGCCTGGCTCGCCTGCGTTGTCGGCCTGATCGCCACGTACTACTACTTCGTCCAGACCACAACGGGCCAGTTCATCGATGAATCCGCGCTGGTTGAAGCCATGGACATCCACGGGCCGGCGGGCAAGGCAGCCACCGAATTCCTGGACTGGCTGCCCACCATCTCGCTGGTGGTGGCCGCCGTCGTGGTTCTGTTTGTCACGGTGATCCGACGGCGGTGGTCGGCTGCCGGGATCGCAGTCACCGCGTGCATCGGCGCGAATATCGCCACGCAGGTCCTGAAGGAAGTGCTGCCCGCCCGCCCGGACAAGGGTGTGGTGACGCTGGAGCTGAACTCGCTGCCGTCCGGTCACACCACTCTGGCCGCGTCGGCTGCGGCGGCGGTGTTCCTGATGGCCTCGCCGCGGTGGCGTCCGCTGGCCGGTTTTGTGGGCGGCACTTTCGCCATCGCATCCGGGGTTTCCACCCTGATCAACCAGTGGCACCGCCCGGCCGACGTCGTCGCAGCTTTCCTCCTGGTGGGCGCGTTTATGATCCCCGCCGGCTGGCTGATCGTCCGGAACGGCGCGGCGTGGAACGTGTGGGACGGCTTCGACAAGCACGTGGGCTCGGCAAAGATCTGGCTCACGCTGCCGGTGGTGATCGGGCTGGCTTCCGCGGGGGTGGCCGTGTATTCGCTGGCCAAGATCGCCGCGGGGCCGCTCCAGGATGACAGCACCACCAACTACTTCTGGGCCGGGATCTCGCTCATCGTGATCGCCGGGTACCTGGCCACCGTGGCCACCACGTCACTGTTCGCATATGCCGCACGACGGCGGGACGCACCAACGCGCTGAGCCAACCGCCGCCGTCGGACGCCGGCGCCGCGGTCGCCTTAGGTGATCTTGCGCCGGTAGGCGGCCATGGCGAACACGTAGGCGAGTGCGAGGATGCCGACGCACCAGGCCAGTGCGATCCAGATGTCGTTCCCAACCGGCTGCTGCGCGAACAGCGCGCGGATAGAGTTCACGATCGAGGTCACCGGCTGGTTCTCGGCGAACCAGGCCACCGGGCCCGGCATTGTCGCCGTCGGAACGAACGCCGAGCTGATGAACGGCAGGAAGATCAGCGGGTAGCTGAACGCGCTGGCGCCGTCGACGGTCTTCGCGGAGAGCCCCGCGATCACGGCCAGCCAGGTCAGGGCGAGCGTGAACAGGACCAGGATGCCGGCGACTGCAAGCCAGGCGCCCACGGATGCTCCGGTGCGGAACCCCATGAGGAGGGCCACACCGACGACCACCGCGACCGAGACGAGGTTGGCCACCAGCGAGGTGAGCACGTGCGCCCAGAGCACGCTCGACCGCGCGATCGGCATGGACTGGAAGCGCTCGAAGATGCCGCCCTGCATGTCGAGGAACAGGCGGTAGGCGGTGTAGGCGATGCCGGAGGCAATCGTGATCAGCAGGATGCCGGGGAGCATGTAGTTGACGTACGACTCGTCGGATCCGGTATTGATCGCGCCGCCAAGCACATACACGAACAGCAGCATCAGCGCGATCGGCGTGACCGCGGTGGTGATGATCGTGTCCGGGCTGCGCAGGATGTGGCGCAGCGAGCGGCCGGTGAGGACACCGGTATCGCTGAGGACGTGGGTGCTCATCGGGATGCCTCCTTCTCTTCCTGCTCTTCAGCCGTCTCACCGACGAGCGCCAGGAAGACGTCTTCGAGTGAGGGCTGCTTCTCGACGTACTCGATCTCGGCCGGCGGCAACAGCCGCTTGAGCTCGTCGAGCGTGCCGTTCTGGATGATCGTGCCCTTGTGCAGGATCGCGATGCGGTCGGCGAGGTGCTCGGCCTCGTCGAGGTATTGGGTGGTGAGCAGCACTGTCGTGCCGTTCTGGGCGAGATCCTTCACGGTCTGCCACACGTCGATGCGCGCCTGCGGGTCGAGCCCGGTAGTCGGCTCGTCGAGGAAGATCACCTTCGGCTCGCCGATCAGGCTCATCGCGATGTCGAGCCGGCGGCGCATGCCGCCCGAGTATTCGGCTGCCTTGCGGCCGCCGGCCTCGGTGAGCGAGAAGCGCCCGAGCAACTCGTCCGCGATCGCCCCCGGGTTCTTCAGGTGCCGGAGCTTCGCGACCAGCACGAGGTTCTCCCGGCCCGTGAGCACTTCGTCAACGGCGGCGAACTGCCCTGTCAGGCTGATCGCCTCGCGCACATCGCCGGGGTTAGCGGCGACGTCGAAGCCGTGCACCGTCGCGGTTCCCGCGTCGGCCTTCAGCAGCGTCGAGAGGATACGCACGAGCGTGGTCTTCCCGGCCCCGTTGGAGCCGAGGAGGGCGAAGATACTGCCCGCCGCCACCTCGAAGTCCACACCGCGCAGCACGTGCAGGTCCTTGAAGGACTTCTCCATGCCCTGCACCCGGATTGCTGTCGCGGTCATGACTCCATCCCCTTCGCCTTGTCGACCGCCTCGTTGAGGCGGGCCCGCTCCTTGTCGATCCACCGCTTTCCGCCGTATGCCTGGGCGAAGCTCTCCGCGAATTCGATGGGATCTTCGCCCACGATCTCGCCCACGGGCGTGCCGTCGATGGCCGCGCGTTCCCACAGGTCCGCGAGGTCCGAGAGCATCTGCACCATGGTGTCCCCCTCGGTGACCCCGCCGTAGTACATGAAGTACCGGTTGAAGGCCTTCGCCACGGTGAGATAGGGCTCAGGCAGGGCATCCAGCCGCGCCTTGGCCTGCTTGTACTGCTTCTTCTGCTCGAGCGAGCCGGTCACCAGCTCGATCCATTTCGCTGCCATATCACTTTCCTCCCTTGCGGAGCTCTTCAAGCCGTTCGGACAGGAAGCTCCATGTGTTCCAGAATTCGTCCAGTTCCTTCTTGCCCTGGGCGTTGAGCGTGTACACCTTGCGGGGCGGGCCCTTCTCGGACGGCCGCTTCTCGACGTCCACCAGGCCCTTCTGCTCGATCCTGACGAGCAGCGCGTACACGGTGCCCTCAGCGATGTCGGGGAACCCCTGCGCCCGGAGCAGCGTGGTGATTTCGTACCCGTACGCCGGGTTCCCGGTCAGGAGGGCAAGAACGATGCCCTCCAGTGTTCCTTTGAGCATCTCCGTCATCTGCTTGCCCATCGGACACCTCCTCCACTACTCAGTAGTACTAGCTACTAGTACATAGTAACGCTAAGTAGTGGAAGCGCAAGCCCCCAAAAAACCAGCGCAGGCAGGCGTTAAGGATGCGTTAAGATCCCGGGTTTTCCGGCAAAGGGCCCTTGGCCCGGTGCTACGCTCCGTTGGTTGTTCACCCCGATCCCGCCTGCGCGGGGTACAGAAAGTAACCCGTTGACTGCACCCACCCGCTTCTCCATTCCCGCCAGCGTTCCCAACCCGGAACGCGACGGCGGACCCGGAAACCGGCTGACCCGGTGGCTGCTCGAACACACCGTCCACCAGCCGGTGGGCCCGGAAACTGCTGAGGACCACGCCCCCACCCAGAGCTGGTGGAAGGTCATGTGCCTCACCGGGG
Proteins encoded in this window:
- a CDS encoding DUF1048 domain-containing protein, with translation MAAKWIELVTGSLEQKKQYKQAKARLDALPEPYLTVAKAFNRYFMYYGGVTEGDTMVQMLSDLADLWERAAIDGTPVGEIVGEDPIEFAESFAQAYGGKRWIDKERARLNEAVDKAKGMES
- a CDS encoding PadR family transcriptional regulator encodes the protein MGKQMTEMLKGTLEGIVLALLTGNPAYGYEITTLLRAQGFPDIAEGTVYALLVRIEQKGLVDVEKRPSEKGPPRKVYTLNAQGKKELDEFWNTWSFLSERLEELRKGGK
- a CDS encoding ABC transporter ATP-binding protein, encoding MTATAIRVQGMEKSFKDLHVLRGVDFEVAAGSIFALLGSNGAGKTTLVRILSTLLKADAGTATVHGFDVAANPGDVREAISLTGQFAAVDEVLTGRENLVLVAKLRHLKNPGAIADELLGRFSLTEAGGRKAAEYSGGMRRRLDIAMSLIGEPKVIFLDEPTTGLDPQARIDVWQTVKDLAQNGTTVLLTTQYLDEAEHLADRIAILHKGTIIQNGTLDELKRLLPPAEIEYVEKQPSLEDVFLALVGETAEEQEEKEASR
- a CDS encoding ABC transporter permease, with product MSTHVLSDTGVLTGRSLRHILRSPDTIITTAVTPIALMLLFVYVLGGAINTGSDESYVNYMLPGILLITIASGIAYTAYRLFLDMQGGIFERFQSMPIARSSVLWAHVLTSLVANLVSVAVVVGVALLMGFRTGASVGAWLAVAGILVLFTLALTWLAVIAGLSAKTVDGASAFSYPLIFLPFISSAFVPTATMPGPVAWFAENQPVTSIVNSIRALFAQQPVGNDIWIALAWCVGILALAYVFAMAAYRRKIT